The DNA window atgtacagacAACAATAACAAGAAAAGTAGTCATTAAGTGTGCATCACGAATTGGACTAAACTCATTATAATGCTATCAAAGCCAGCGTAGCGTTGTAGCGTTTGTACGTACGGACATACTGACATTTGCGGCGTCCCTCGGGTCTCTTCTTCATCCAAAAACAGCAATTCGTGTCAAGACGagatacttataaaaaatttgTTTACTCgtagtttttttgtcaaaatttcaTATCAATCGCGGTCACATTTCGAAGGTCGTGGCACATGATGATTTGTGTAATTTCGACATTTTTCTAAgtaaccaataaaaataaaaaaacagaataacgatttatatgtataagtacattAAGAGAAATCGAGTTGGATTGCCAACCAGGAATTTGgcttaacttaaaaaaatacaatcaaaaaGGTGCCACATGCTTTTTTATGAGTATTACAATCGACATTTCCTATTAcacattttgaatgataaaaaaatgagTGTAAAGAATTTCCGCATTTTCCAAGTaaaatatagaaatagaaatagaaacggacaataattttaaattgacaGAATACACCTCACCTCGTGGTTCTCGTGATACTTCTCCAAAAGAAGTAAtcaaatgtgaccgcggccggcaaaacgtcccactttgtcgcttgccagaaggacgaaatttgcttgtatcattatacgaataacctgtcaagtcCTTCCTTGCAGCAAGAGAAAAAGTGGCACGTTTTGCCGGCCGTAATCATAAATGTCAATAAAAGTCAATAAGCTTCCTTGTAGCAAGAGAAAAAGTGGCACGTTTTTGCCGGCCGTAATCATAAATGTCAATAAAAGTCAATAAGCTTCCTTGTAGCAAGAGAAAAAGTGGCACGTTTTGCCGGCCGTAATCATAAATGTCAATAAAAGTCAATAAGCTTCCTTGTAGCAAGAGAAAAAGTGGCACGTTTTGCCGGCCGTAATCATAAATGTCAATAAAAGCCTAAGGCGATTATGTCAAACggcaaaaacatatttctttaaACTTATCAGGACTACCAGGAGGTCCAAGCGAGCCATGTGGACCAGGAACACCGGGAGGCCCAGGCACTCCAGGACTACCAGGTGAGAATCTAGGTCTAAAATATCATATACAGGGTAGAAATATAGTTAGCAAGGGCAgctcttaaataataattattgacgTCGTGCCAAAAATCTGGGAGCTTTTCCGTATTCGCTAGGCGCACAACTGGTGCTGATCTCATTTTGTGGGGTTTTCTTCGCTAAATCTTTTGGAGCATAATTAGTTCAAACAGCTGCCGTTAGCATTAATATGCGACATACCATAAGATACTTTGTTTGTGACAATCAGCTCCACCTCTCCCTCCACCGACTTCGCACTGAGTTCACATTCGCACTGCCAATACCGTGCCGAATTTAACTAAACTTAGCTGCACACTTAAATGTAGGTAATATCATTGTTCGAAAGTGACAGTTGCCTTAATTCTGAATGTTCCGTTCTTATTCTTAATCTCCGGAATACTaaggtaaaaaacaatacataatgGATTTTCATACAACTTCCCGTCTGCTGAAAcggtaaaaaaaatgatttagaatttgtttataatttgaGATTGTCCATAATGACGAACTTCCAGTAGTACTTTTGCTACAtaaaggtgaacatttccaagcATATTGGTGAACAGTCTTATTCTTTTTCTTGTCCTAAGCCTTATCCCATTAtatggggtcggctctcctagtcCGCCTTTTCCACTGTTCCCGGTTTTGGGCTACGGTGTCACCTACTTCTATCTATTTTAGGTCCttctatatacatattataattgttatattgGTGAACAGTATCCTTTCTCAATTAAGCTGGGAGACAAAACTAACGGGTATAAAGTCCCACACACATAGTTGCTGTGACACAGAATGGTCTTGTATAGTCTTTTATGGATCTAGCCAttacttttagtttttttacagTAAATCCTCTCTCCTTTAAGATTAGGTAACAGTTTTACCATATaaaccctctggtgttgcgggtgtccatgggcgacggtaatcacTTATCATTAACCGATTCGTCAGCTCGAAACACGCACACAGCTAACACTTTTTTACCCGTGGACAACCAGGAACCCCAGGCAAATCGGACCTACCAGGAacctataacataaaaatagctTAGTTCTTAAGTTTTCAGATTACTTGCATCACTCACTGTCATGGGCATGATACATTGGCATATCATTttggtatatataaaaaaattgtattttgcaTATTCGTCTTTCaaattagttatattttatatattttttgtttttgtaaatattgaatattatatGTTGGATGGCCGCAATAAATTCAGTTACTGCCTTTATTACTATCATAAATCCATTGCACAAAACAGGTATTATTTTAGTAAATCCATATACAAAAATGAAGTGCCTCTCCACATTCATGACTCCTTATGTCAGCACAATATAAAGCATTTGTTATGGAAAATTTTTGCCCGCATTTACACTTAATGTATTTTCTCTATTCCTCTtctataaacacaaaaaaaactaaacacgCACACAGCTAACATTTTTTTACCCCTGGACTACCAGGAAACCCAGGCAAACCGGACCTACCAGGAACCCCTGGCAATCCGGACCAACCCGGAACCCCAGGCAAACCAGACCAACCAGGAACCCCTGGCAATCCGAACCAACCAGGTACCCCTGGCAATCCGGACCAACCAGGAACCCCAGGCAAACCAGACCAACCAGGAACCCCTGGCAATCCGGACCAACCAGGAACCCCAGGCAAACCGGACCAACCAGGTACCCCTGGCAATCCGGACCAACCAGGAACCCCAGGCAAACCAGACCAACCAGGTACCCCTGGCAATCCGGACCAACCAGGAACCCCTGACAAACCGGACCTACCAGGAACCCCAGGCAAACCAGATCAACCAGGAACCCCCAACAAACCGGACCAACCAGGAACCCCAGGCCAACCGGACAAACCAGGAACCCCAGACCAACCTGACCAACCAGGAACCCCAGGCCAACCGGACCAACCAGGAACCCCAGACCAACCGGACCAACCAGGAACCCCAGGCCAGCCGGACCAACCAGGAACCCCAGACCAACCAGACCAACCAGGAACTCCAGGCCAGCCGGACCAACCAGGAACCCCAGACAAACCGGACCAACCAGGAACTCCAGGCCAACCGGACCAACCAGGAACCCCAGACCAACCTGACCAACCAGGAACTCCAGGTTAACACTTACATCTAacgtttaataatttataagtacctaACTCGCCTAACGAACACATCATTGGgagcagggctataaccgcgattAAAATCGatatttgcaaattgcgggcatctctctctgtcactctaattacgccttcattggagtaaaagagaaagatccccacaatttgtgGGAATTTCGGTTTTGCGGCAGGCCCTGGGAGTATATAACACACACAATATAATTCAATGTTCTCCTTTCTACCCCCGTGCGAGAGGAGCAAACGTATCCTTACTTAGTGGACATAATCACCTACTCACACAACCCTTTGCTATTTCATAACACAAATAATTACAGAACTCTTCATTGCACTATTTACGCGGTATCAATTGAGTACTGTCTGCATCAAAAGAAGtgtatgaaacaacgcgccaaaagctACCCTCGATTACTTAATCAATTAGAAAATTTCAGTGACACGTTCATTGTTATATATAAAGAGACATATATTAACTGTTTGTTATCTCTAAGAGAACGGTAGATAATTTTGTCGCAGTCTGATACGCTTCtactgatttttattttattttcacaaatcaactatttcattttaattaatctaTTTCGATTGTCAATAACAGCATAACACATTTTATACAGAATAAgtgatttgattgatttattgaTGGGTACAAGCTTAGAATCATAAGCGAAGTATGCAACCCGATCTAAAAACCAACAGCGGCGTTGAGAGTTCGACTAGTATTATATTGTCATGTTGTAaaaggttattattttattattttaaaaacttatgCACCAGTTATGAACTAAAACACTGTACAATTCAAAAGAGAACGAATAATATTCAACTACTTaccatccatcatctcacaggaCCTTAACACATACATACACTGACTTTATGTGTTCACTCCACTGCTTGTTATTCTATGGATTGTTATTGATTATTCTTTACTTTATGCTATGGGTTCCGAGTTGAAttcgaatattaaaattttagtcCAAGTACTCTATAATCTATCACTACTTATTACTGTCAAAGATCGGCACACCAACTCTATTGAAAATATTAGACTTACCTATTTCAGTTCTTTGCTATTCGTATATATTGTATCTATACATTAAGGTAGCGTAAAACtgcctattttatttatagcatattttagatttttttaaatctatgaaataatcagacagcaaaaaatatttgtatatctgACAAAACGATACGttcattattataattagaGGGTCTATCACGAAGACTTAAgccgtaattagagtgacagagaaagatgcccataatttgcgaattttggtgttcgcggtaggctcttaGAGGCCAGAATTTTCGGGCCATTTTTGAATGTTCATAGTGAtggtttttgaattttaacgCATGGTTGCAATGTTAACTCAAAAATTTGGGTGGACCtggcgctccaggtggaccaggcgctccgggaggcccaggcgctccaggtggaccaggcgctccgggaGGACCtggcgctccaggtggaccaggtggaccaggcgctccaggaggtccaggcgctccaggaggtCCAGGCGCTCCGGGAGGACCAGGTGGACCAGGTGCTCcgggaggcccaggcgctccgggaggtccaggcgctccaggtggaccaggcgctccgggaggcccaggcgctccaggtggaccaggtGGACCAGGTGCTCCGGGAGGtccaggcgctccaggtggaccaggcgctccgggtGGACCAGGTGCACCGGGaggaccaggcgctccaggtggaccaggtGGACCAGGTGCTCcgggaggcccaggcgctccgggaggtccaggcgctccaggtggaccaggcgctccgggaggcccaggcgctccaggtggaccaggtggaccaggcgctccaggaggcccaggcgctccaggcggaccaggcgctccgggtggaccaggcgctccaggaggaccaggcgctccaggtggaccaggtggaccaggcgctccgggtggaccaggcgctccgggcggcccaggcgctccgggcggcccaggcgctccgggaggaccaggcgctccaggtggaccaggtggaccaggcgctccaggaggtCCAGGGgctccaggaggcccaggcgctccaggaggcccaggggctccaggaggcccaggcgctccaggaggcccaggcgctccgggcggaccaggcgctccaggtggacctggtggaccaggcgctccgggaggcccaggcgctccaggtggaccaggcgctccaggaggcccaggcgcgccaggaggcccaggcgctccaggaggcccaggcgctccgggcggaccaggcgctccaggtggaccaggtGCTCCGGGAGGTCCAGGCGCACCAGGTGGACCAGGTGGACCAGGTGCTCcgggaggcccaggcgctccaggtgggccaggcgctccaggtggaccaggcgctccaggaggcccaggcgctccgggcggaccaggcgctccgggaggtccaggcgctccaggtggaccaggtgctccgggtggaccaggcgctccaggtggaccaggtggaccaggcgctccaggaggcccaggcgctccaggtggaccaggcgctccgggaggcccaggcgctccaggtggaccaggcgctccaggaggcccaggcgctccgggcggaccaggcgctccgggaggtccaggcgctccaggtggaccaggtggaccaggcgctccaggtggaccaggtgctccgggtggaccaggcgctccaggtggaccaggtGGACCAGGTGCTCCAGGAGGCCCAGGagctccaggtggaccaggcgctccgggagtcccaggcgctccaggtggaccaggcgctccgggaggaccaggcgctccaggtggaccaggtGGACCAGGTgctccaggaggcccaggcgctccaggtggaccaggcgctccgggaggcccaggcgctccaggtggaccaggcgctccgggaggaccaggcgctccaggtggaccaggtggaccaggcgctccaggaggcccaggcgctccgggcggaccaggcgctccgggaggtccaggcgctccaggtggaccaggtggaccaggcgctccgggaggcccaggcgctccaggtggaccaggcgctccaggaggcccaggcgctccaggtgggccaggcgctccaggtggaccaggtggaccaggcgctccaggaggcccaggcgctccaggtgggccaggcgctccaggtggaccaggtggaccaggcgctccaggaggcccaggcgctccaggtgggccaggcgctccaggtggaccaggcgctccgggtggaccaggtggaccaggcgctccgggaGGCCCAGGCTCTCCAGGAAAACCAGGGAAACCAGGCAAAGCAACGAAGAAAACAACAAGCTCACACCAAGAATCCGGTACTTCATCTGGAAACAGCTCATCACAGAACGAGGATACTACTGATGCCAAGGGCAACAGGCGTACCAAGACTTCAAACGCGAGTGATAAGTCCAATAGCAATAAGAAATCCTCTCAAGCTCAAACTGTTATTAAGAAGTCGGATGGATCAATCATCAAAAAATCATCCCAGGACGCCAGTGAATCCGACAACAAAGCAAGCTCATCCAATGTTCGCGAGAAAAACACAAATGCTGACGGATCCTCCAATGAGAGGTCTGAGCAAAACGCGTCCAAGTCATCCCACAAAGCCGCTTCAAGCAATAAACAGTCGAAGCAAGTAAACAAAGATGGATCTTCTGTTGAGTCTTCTGACAAAACTGCTTCAAACGAGAACAACAAAGCTGCGTCTAGCAACAAGcaacttaaacaaataaataaagatggTTCGTCTCGGGAAGCGTCAGAGCGTTCAGCTTCTAATGAAAGTGACAAAGCGGCTTCCACCAACAAGCAAACGAAACGAATCAACAAAGACGGATCTTCTACTCGAGCGTCTGAAAAATCGGCTTCAAAGGAGAACAGCAAGAATGCTTCTACcaacaaacaatcaaaaatAGTGAACAAAGACGGATCCTCTCAACAGTCCTCTGAAAAATCTGCCTCAAGTGAGAAGAATAAGGCTGCTTCGACCAACAAACaactgaaacaaataaataaagatggTTCGTCTCGGGAAGCGTCAGAGCGTTCAGCTTCTAATGAAAGTGACAAAGCGGCTTCCACCAACAAGCAAACGAAACGAATCAACAAAGACGGATCTTCTACTCGAGCGTCTGAAAAATCGGCTTCAAAGGAGAACAGCAAGAATGCTTCTACcaacaaacaatcaaaaatAGTGAACAAAGACGGATCCTCTCAACAGTCCTCTGAAAAATCTGCCTCAAGTGAGAAGAATAAGGCTGCTTCGACCAACAAACAAGTGAAACAAATCAACAAAGACGGATCTTCCAACGAGGCTTCTGAACAATCGGCTTCTAATGAAAGTAACAAAGCCTCATCAACCAACAAGCAATTGAAACAAATCAACAAAGATGGATCTTCCAAGATAGCCTCTGAGCAATCTGCTTCGAAACAGAACAGCAAGAATGCATCTAGCAACAAACAATTGAAACAAGTAAACAAAGATGGATCATCTAAACAGTCCTCTGAACAATCTGCTTCAAAAGAGAACAACAAGGCTGCATCCAAAAATACCCAAGTGAAACAGATTAACAAAGACGGATCTTCTCGCGAAGCATCAGAGCAATCTGCTTCAATTGAAAGCAACAAGGCTGCTTCCAgaaacacacaaacaaaacaaactaacAAAGACGGATCTTCCAAGGCAGCATCTGAACAATCTGCTTCCAAGCAGAAAAGCAAAGCTGCTTCTAAAAATACACAATTGAAACAAGTTAACAAGGACGGATCCACTGTACAGGCATCTGAACAATCTGCTTCAGTAGAGAACAGCAAAGCTGCTTCcaaaaacacacaattgaaACAAGTAAATAGGGACGGATCCTCTGTGCAGGCATCTGAACAATCTGCTTCAGTAGAGAACAGCAAAGCTGCTTCcaaaaacacacaattgaaAAAAGTTAACCGCGATGGATCCACCGTGGAGGCATCTCAACAAGCCGCCTCGAAAGAGAATAACAAGGCTGCTTCCAgcaacaaacaaataaaaaaagtaaacaaagatGGATCCACTTCGGAGGGTTCTGAGCAATCTGCTTCAAATGAAAGCAACAAGGCTGCTTCTAGCAACACGCAATCTAAAGTTGTAGGTGCCGATGGATCCGTAAAGACTGCCAGTGAACAGAAGGCTTCCAAGTCCAGCGCAGCCAATGCTAGCACAAACAAGCAGTCGCGCGTTGTTGGACCCGATGGCAGTAGCAGCATTAGCAGCAGCAGCCAAGCCTCGTCCTCTAGTTCCAGCTCCTCATCCTCATCTTCCACCGTTGAGGAGGTAGTTTCTGACGACGaatgttaaataattaagtaattcaACATTTTGACCCACGTccgtgtatattttttttgataaaggaACTTCAttgctttttaaattgatttttttcaaattatattttctttgttCATGTGTGCTTAATTCGAAATAAACGAAcgattgataaaatatattttttatttactactttagtTCTCACCATATTTAATGTGTACGAATTCTAGGTCCCCATCTCTCCAATCAAGAAGTGCAGTCTTTCTCAACGCACTAATACGggatgggcaaataagagtgatacactttgtttttaaattatatatccAAAAAATAACTATTCATCACCAAAATATAGCCGGGATACTGGGTAAAAGGGATATTATAAAGACTACAATTTTCGATTTACAGAAGTGCGTACCTAGGAAATATACGTATAATCTTTTCTTCGAAAAAGTTATGGCGAAGCATTTATCAACATTTAGAACCATACGATTATCAACGCACCAGTTCGATATAACATTCAAGTCGTCCTGCAGCAGTAAACAGTCTGTGGTACTGTTtattgttttgtatattttcagaTCGTCTGCATAAAATAGAAAGGGGCAAGACAATCGTTCTGCCAaatcatttataaaaacaataaacagcAACGGCCCCAAGTGTTACCCTTATGGTACTCCTGAGGTTAAAGGTACAGAAGCAGACAAAGATCCCTTGACAGCTACAAGTTGGCTCCTGTTATTCAAGTAGGAACATATTCACCTAAACAAATTACCATGTATTCCGTATAGTGCGAGCTTGTAACAAAGGATATCATGGTCCACTGTATCGAAGGCCTTAGAAAAATCCGTATATATAGTATCGACCTGACCACTATCCGCAAAGCTAGTACATAGTATAAACACAACTCACTCGAACTACTGGTAACTCGGGTTTGGTAGATTTGGAGGTTACTTGAAACTCAAACTTGAgacaaatacttttattatCTAGTAAAACTAGGTAGGAGTTTTACACGACTGTCTTTCTTCACGACCGACACTAGAATGTCGCAACTGGCCCGGTTCCCAATCGTCGACCCTCGTCATCCCCTCCAATCGATAATCACCTCACAGATTTCAACCAATCACCGATCAATAATATCGCGCCATTTTACTATAGACCGATATTGTTATTATCCATAtataccattattattattttttaattaaaaataaagcaatCAGATACACGAACCCTAACAATCGACCATCCTGATAACGGTTCCGTCCCGGAACACGTCCCCAGGTGGAAACCCTAACAATCGGGATCATGGCCAGTTGCACAAACTT is part of the Cydia pomonella isolate Wapato2018A chromosome 27, ilCydPomo1, whole genome shotgun sequence genome and encodes:
- the LOC133532782 gene encoding collagen alpha-1(III) chain-like isoform X18 — protein: MKLSIALLSVVALVAVSGLPQPRPEPGSGVIEEISSSSKKAASSRSSSSSDESSSSTIIRGAGGKTIIKKTQAEQEQEQASASRKEESSQRIVKRVGGGVIEQDSSQRASSAQQQQSSSSAVKSEEQIISGRGGLVSKKTQKSAKQDSSQSASADSSKSSRKITRSGVEESQERKSAKSAKKSSAEQNEREELLIRGGNRVEKSQKNSKQAQSSRQSSNEQRRSSKRSGSSLEEKSSSRSSDRKQASSSESSEERERRERRGRTSVEIEEERRKKERSSKSSSSSENEESRRRRISGSSKETEEQHRRSSSKRSSSSEESEEELRRRVKKGGKDDDCDDGHGGPGRPGRPGRPGRPGRPGRPGRPGIPGGPGGPGTPGGPGTPGGPGAPGGPGAPGGPGGPGGPGAPGGPGAPGGPGAPGGPGAPGGPGAPGGPGAPGGPGGPGAPGGPGAPGGPGGPGAPGGPGAPGGPGAPGGPGAPGGPGAPGGPGGPGAPGGPGAPGGPGAPGGPGAPGGPGAPGGPGGPGAPGGPGAPGGPGAPGGPGAPGGPGGPGAPGGPGAPGGPGAPGGPGAPGGPGAPGGPGGPGAPGGPGAPGGPGGPGAPGGPGAPGGPGAPGGPGAPGGPGGPGAPGGPGAPGGPGAPGGPGAPGGPGGPGAPGGPGAPGGPGGPGAPGGPGGPGEPDQPGLPGGPSEPCGPGTPGGPGTPGLPGNPGKPDLPGTPGNPDQPGTPGKPDQPGTPGNPNQPGTPGNPDQPGTPGKPDQPGTPGNPDQPGTPGKPDQPGTPGNPDQPGTPGKPDQPGTPGNPDQPGTPDKPDLPGTPGKPDQPGTPNKPDQPGTPGQPDKPGTPDQPDQPGTPGQPDQPGTPDQPDQPGTPGQPDQPGTPDQPDQPGTPGQPDQPGTPDKPDQPGTPGQPDQPGTPDQPDQPGTPGGPGGPGAPGGPGAPGGPGAPGGPGAPGGPGAPGGPGAPGGPGGPGAPGGPGAPGGPGGPGAPGGPGAPGGPGGPGAPGGPGAPGGPGAPGGPGAPGGPGGPGAPGGPGAPGGPGAPGGPGAPGGPGAPGGPGAPGGPGAPGGPGGPGAPGGPGAPGGPGAPGGPGAPGGPGAPGGPGAPGGPGAPGGPGGPGAPGGPGAPGGPGAPGGPGAPGGPGAPGGPGAPGGPGAPGGPGAPGGPGGPGAPGGPGAPGGPGAPGGPGGPGAPGGPGAPGGPGGPGAPGGPGAPGGPGAPGGPGAPGGPGAPGGPGAPGGPGGPGAPGGPGAPGGPGAPGGPGAPGGPGGPGAPGGPGSPGKPGKPGKATKKTTSSHQESGTSSGNSSSQNEDTTDAKGNRRTKTSNASDKSNSNKKSSQAQTVIKKSDGSIIKKSSQDASESDNKASSSNVREKNTNADGSSNERSEQNASKSSHKAASSNKQSKQVNKDGSSVESSDKTASNENNKAASSNKQLKQINKDGSSREASERSASNESDKAASTNKQTKRINKDGSSTRASEKSASKENSKNASTNKQSKIVNKDGSSQQSSEKSASSEKNKAASTNKQLKQINKDGSSREASERSASNESDKAASTNKQTKRINKDGSSTRASEKSASKENSKNASTNKQSKIVNKDGSSQQSSEKSASSEKNKAASTNKQVKQINKDGSSNEASEQSASNESNKASSTNKQLKQINKDGSSKIASEQSASKQNSKNASSNKQLKQVNKDGSSKQSSEQSASKENNKAASKNTQVKQINKDGSSREASEQSASIESNKAASRNTQTKQTNKDGSSKAASEQSASKQKSKAASKNTQLKQVNKDGSTVQASEQSASVENSKAASKNTQLKQVNRDGSSVQASEQSASVENSKAASKNTQLKKVNRDGSTVEASQQAASKENNKAASSNKQIKKVNKDGSTSEGSEQSASNESNKAASSNTQSKVVGADGSVKTASEQKASKSSAANASTNKQSRVVGPDGSSSISSSSQASSSSSSSSSSSSTVEEVVSDDEC
- the LOC133532782 gene encoding collagen alpha-1(III) chain-like isoform X36 gives rise to the protein MKLSIALLSVVALVAVSGLPQPRPEPGSGVIEEISSSSKKAASSRSSSSSDESSSSTIIRGAGGKTIIKKTQAEQEQEQASASRKEESSQRIVKRVGGGVIEQDSSQRASSAQQQQSSSSAVKSEEQIISGRGGLVSKKTQKSAKQDSSQSASADSSKSSRKITRSGVEESQERKSAKSAKKSSAEQNEREELLIRGGNRVEKSQKNSKQAQSSRQSSNEQRRSSKRSGSSLEEKSSSRSSDRKQASSSESSEERERRERRGRTSVEIEEERRKKERSSKSSSSSENEESRRRRISGSSKETEEQHRRSSSKRSSSSEESEEELRRRVKKGGKDDDCDDGHGGPGRPGRPGRPGRPGRPGRPGRPGIPGGPGGPGTPGGPGTPGGPGAPGGPGAPGGPGGPGGPGAPGGPGAPGGPGAPGGPGAPGGPGAPGGPGAPGGPGGPGAPGGPGAPGGPGGPGAPGGPGAPGGPGAPGGPGAPGGPGAPGGPGGPGAPGGPGAPGGPGAPGGPGAPGGPGAPGGPGGPGAPGGPGAPGGPGAPGGPGAPGGPGGPGAPGGPGAPGGPGAPGGPGAPGGPGAPGGPGGPGAPGGPGAPGGPGAPGGPGAPGGPGGPGAPGGPGAPGGPGGPGAPGGPGGPGEPDQPGLPGGPSEPCGPGTPGGPGTPGLPGNPGKPDLPGTPGNPDQPGTPGKPDQPGTPGNPNQPGTPGNPDQPGTPGKPDQPGTPGNPDQPGTPGKPDQPGTPGNPDQPGTPGKPDQPGTPGNPDQPGTPDKPDLPGTPGKPDQPGTPNKPDQPGTPGQPDKPGTPDQPDQPGTPGQPDQPGTPDQPDQPGTPGQPDQPGTPDQPDQPGTPGQPDQPGTPDKPDQPGTPGQPDQPGTPDQPDQPGTPGGPGGPGAPGGPGAPGGPGAPGGPGAPGGPGAPGGPGAPGGPGGPGAPGGPGAPGGPGGPGAPGGPGAPGGPGGPGAPGGPGAPGGPGAPGGPGAPGGPGGPGAPGGPGAPGGPGAPGGPGAPGGPGAPGGPGAPGGPGAPGGPGGPGAPGGPGAPGGPGAPGGPGAPGGPGAPGGPGAPGGPGAPGGPGGPGAPGGPGAPGGPGAPGGPGAPGGPGAPGGPGAPGGPGAPGGPGAPGGPGGPGAPGGPGAPGGPGAPGGPGGPGAPGGPGAPGGPGGPGAPGGPGAPGGPGAPGGPGAPGGPGAPGGPGAPGGPGGPGAPGGPGAPGGPGAPGGPGAPGGPGGPGAPGGPGSPGKPGKPGKATKKTTSSHQESGTSSGNSSSQNEDTTDAKGNRRTKTSNASDKSNSNKKSSQAQTVIKKSDGSIIKKSSQDASESDNKASSSNVREKNTNADGSSNERSEQNASKSSHKAASSNKQSKQVNKDGSSVESSDKTASNENNKAASSNKQLKQINKDGSSREASERSASNESDKAASTNKQTKRINKDGSSTRASEKSASKENSKNASTNKQSKIVNKDGSSQQSSEKSASSEKNKAASTNKQLKQINKDGSSREASERSASNESDKAASTNKQTKRINKDGSSTRASEKSASKENSKNASTNKQSKIVNKDGSSQQSSEKSASSEKNKAASTNKQVKQINKDGSSNEASEQSASNESNKASSTNKQLKQINKDGSSKIASEQSASKQNSKNASSNKQLKQVNKDGSSKQSSEQSASKENNKAASKNTQVKQINKDGSSREASEQSASIESNKAASRNTQTKQTNKDGSSKAASEQSASKQKSKAASKNTQLKQVNKDGSTVQASEQSASVENSKAASKNTQLKQVNRDGSSVQASEQSASVENSKAASKNTQLKKVNRDGSTVEASQQAASKENNKAASSNKQIKKVNKDGSTSEGSEQSASNESNKAASSNTQSKVVGADGSVKTASEQKASKSSAANASTNKQSRVVGPDGSSSISSSSQASSSSSSSSSSSSTVEEVVSDDEC